The Cuculus canorus isolate bCucCan1 chromosome 5, bCucCan1.pri, whole genome shotgun sequence DNA segment TAtgattacagaaataaaactgggTTTTGTGAGTAAAATCATGTTTTACTGCACATAATCCATGAAATGACTAAAAATACTCACAGGATGTTGTGTTTCTAGAGctattttcacaattttttccatatggaagaaaaagcttACGTGATTATGTTGTATGCATCTGCTTGTTTGCCCTGCTCGTTCAACTTTTGAATGCAAATCTGACTGTAACACAGTAGTTATTAATTCCTAGAATCATCAAGAAAATACAAGCAACAAATAGAAGGGAAAGGCACCATGAGTCtccaggagggaaagagagaataGCTCACTTCTAGACGTAAGAAAGCATACACAGAAAGTTACTCGACAAAAATCCATAGGAAGCCAGGGTGCTTTGGTTCTACTGTTCACCTGTTTTTAATTGCTCTAGTTGTTTCttagattatttctttttaaataaattactccCGTTACATGAAATTGAAGCAATAAGTTTTGCTGGGCACTCCCTTGGCGGGACTCAGAGCGCAGGAGGCTGTACAGGAAGTTTTCTGTAGTCTCTATAAATACCTAGTCAAACAGACAgtaatctctctctctcttcttcagaTTTCTACCACATGCCTTGGATACATGCTCCTAATCAGCTTTCAAGCTTTTCTTGACCTACGCTGCTTTTCCTAATGCTCATCTGACCATGGCTGTCCTCAAAGTAAAATTCACCAAAACTAAGAGGGACAAATTGGCTCAGATCTTGTGGATCCTCAACTGGGTTTCTGTAGTGAGTGGGATCATTCTCTTCAGTCTTGGCCTCTTTCTGAAAATAGAGATCAAGAAACGCAATGAAGTGATGGCAAAGGGGGATGTCAACTCTGTCCCCAACATGCTGATCTCTGTAGGGGTCATAGCATGTATCATCAACTTTCTGGGTGGCAAAATCTGCTATGACTGCTCAGATGCTAACAAGTTCTCTCGATGGAAACTAGTTATGCTCCCGTACATCGTATGTACCTTCTGTTTTACCTTCTGCATCCTGGTGGGTGCTCTGATGTGCTATACCATGAGGAACGAGCTGGAAGAGTCTCTGTATCTGGGCCTGAGGGATGCTATTAAGTTCTATAAGGACACTGACATACCCGGGCGatgtttcttaaagaaaacagtggaTATGTTACAAATTGGATTCCAATGCTGTGGAAACAATGGCTTTAGAGACTGGTTTGAAATTCAGTGGGTATCTGCTCGTTATCTGAATATGGCTTCCAAGGAAGTTCTGGAGTAAGTATATACTcgtcataaaaaaaaaattctaggaGAAAAACTCATTCAAGAAAGCAAAGTAGATGCTAGTTGTAACTGGACCTTTGTCTCCCTTTGTCTCTTAATCGAAAGAACGTAGAATGGCTACATTACTCACAAAATATGCTAACATGAACAATCAAAAGTTGCCTTTCTGTAACTTTTTAGAGATGCTAAGCAAAGCAAAAGTgtatctttgcttttttaatgtgGTGGATTAGCTACTTCAAAATATCAAGTCTAGTGAGCtgataatggaaagaaaaaaggattatGCTATCAATACATTGTGCAATAAAACCTAatcacaaagatttttttcttcaagatatTAGACTTTGTCAACCTAGGTTCAAACCTATATGTTCACATGTGAGAAGCTGCCAACACCACGTatactgcagaaaaaagaaagagaaaaatccttgAAATTTTTGTTGGTGGTGCTTCACGTGATGTAGCAATTGTGAAAATATAtgctcaagaaaaaaagagtgtggTGATTCTTACACATGATAGAAAAGGtaacaataacaaaattaaaaagttgACAATCCAATACATAATCATTTTTCTaaagttgaaaagaaaagccttcaCTGAATGGAGCAAAGTAGCTCCTgggaaacacaaacacaaaaagcttGACTGGTATTTGTCAAACGTTCTTTTTTGTTGAACTCAATAATCAGTGACAATAAAGCCAGAGGAAGAAAGGCCAAAGatcttattttcacagaatttgCAGCTTGAAACTGCCACCATAGCAAAGCATATATACAGAGCTGCAAACATACTAGAGGACAGGAGCTAGGAGAATACAGACAAGAGGGCGTAAAGCAGTTGGCTgtctaaagaaagcaaaactttagATCAAGCATTCTTGAGAAAGAACTTTGAAAGCAACAGTGACACAAAGCAGACTGatctaaaatgtgttttaaattctgtttctaCACTGAAAATGTCATGGCAACAAAGATGGTCCACAGGAAATTAAGAGCAGGATCTTATTGTGAAggtaaaagtaaaatatattgccttttctttctgtgagacACGTAGAAACAGTAATGTTTTACCCAGAGTCTTAGctaaattccattttcttttccgGAGTCACCTGTGTTCTgccattattttgaaaatatatagtCAGCTAATTTTTGCCCCACATAGGCAGAAGATGCCAGTGAGATGTGTGTGAAGGAATTAATTAcactgcagaatttcttttaCTGTACATATATTGGATAATTCCATCTGGATTGCTAAAATCCAAGTTGGTGCTGTGTAACTAAATTATACGATGATTTCCCAAAATCTGGTAGTGAAACATTGGATACAGAATTGTTGGAAGTGAAGTCCAGTTGGTTATATTCACGAAGGATggcaaagaaatcaaatattttccttggttTCAATTTGTACTGTATATCAATTAGTACTTTGCCTCTTAATCCACCAAGTAGGTGAGAACTGACATGCTGTCAACTCGCGTGTAACCTTCACAAAACTGAACTTTTCACCTTCTTTCATAATCCTCTTCCATCCTCTCTCATCTGTATCTCCACTGCCACAAGGTGACAAGACATGGAGAGAACCAATGGGAATGGTAGGAGAATGAAGCAGGTTATAGCGGTAAAATCCTACCATTGCTttggttgggaaaaaaaaatatcatcatttTATAGTCTCAAAAGCAAGTTTAGTTTTACAATACCATAACAACTTTGAACTGCGATAACAAATAGTGAATGTCTCGCTCCCTCAGCTCTATTACTGAGGTCTTCCCTTCCAACAGTACCAAAATACATCATTCTCTAATTTGCCACTAGTAGAGGAAAGACATTGGCAGGGAGATGTAAACCAACTCtggaaactgctgctgttggcagaagaaagaagctttCTCTTTATAACGcatggcaggaagaaaaaaataattaaatcgGTGCTTGGGAGCAAAAGAATAGCTTATGACCTGGTTTAAAAGACCATATATTTTAACCATTTTGATGCTGTATATTTGGGTCACGCCACTGAAATATACAGGGCATTGCACTGGCCCAGGTAAAATCTCCCCACGCACAACGTGCTggccttcctctcctcccacatTTGAGCCTTCTGCTTTGTACCTCTCTGGCTCCCTTCCGTCTTTTCCCCCAGTGAATGGATTTGCCTATGCCCGTTACACCACTTGCACATTTAAGTCAGTGGATTATATGGATTCTTTTtcattggttttgttctgttgccATTACCAGGAACATGACAGTCACAAAGTAAAAAGCCAGActttaaaatggagaagaatTCATGCCTAACCCTCTCCTAGATGGGAAATGGCAGAAGAACTTCCTGACTTATGTGGAAAGATCTTTGAGGAAGGTTTTTGttaatgtaaaacaaaacactccACTGCCACCacctctaaagaaaaaaaaaaaaataaaggaaaacagaaaaggaggttgtattTAGCAGGCCCACagcaataaaattataaaattaaggCAATTATTCTGCCAGCGCAGCACAGTCACAAATACTGAGCTTCCTAGTCCtaaaatgctggaaaaacaCCGGACTACAgagtttctgcttcttctgttcACCTGATGAGCTTCTTGTGGTGACTTGTTTCCCTTTTTAGATCATGTGTAGTGGAACAGTAAAATGTGATTTGTAATTGTTAATAAACGAGGAcatgttttggaaaatattaagaattcTACTATTAGTAAATGCTGAAAGCTGGATATCTAAGAGAAAGTTGTCTTTCATGCATTGTGGCTCCCTAACAAGGGCTGAAGGGCTTCACTAAAACAGGCAAACAGGCTCTGGTTCTCACCTCTGGGGCTGTCTCAGGAACTAAGCCATGAGCAATGGGCATGAAAAAGAGATATATGCTTAGAGGCTACTCCCTCAAAACATGAGAGCATCTCTCAGCATCTTATATCCTCTCccatcaataaataaaaaattcaaaattttgaaaactATAGTTAAAAGAAGTAGAAACTTCCTCGTGAGTTGGATAATCCAACTCAAACCAGCCCTTGCATGTGGACACAATGATGAAACACCAGCAGACAACTGTCAGTGGTTCCTGTGGTATGCAATCTACTCTTGTATTAGGTTCTCTCTTCAGGAATGCTTGTGTTGGAAATCAATCCAGAGTAGTGAAACACAAGATTCCTAGGGCCATAACCTCCATTAGAGTTCCACTAAGATAAATAAGTTCAGAAATTGTCTTTAGTACTTTCAGCACAAAGATACCCAAAAGGGTAACATCTCCATGAACACTGAATTCACATCCTGCACGCACAGTACCAAGAACCACGTGAGATACTGTGCCGATACCACActtacagaaatacagcaaatgaaaaacttAGTTTTCCTGCAGTAAGCAACTTTTCCAGTTGGTAATACATCCCCATTTTCCTTCAGTTGCAGTGGAGAGGCCTGCATTGCAGTTAACTTGCATTATACCCTTTTATAAAACTCACAGACACTGCCTGCTGCTAATGGCAGATTTATAATGCCcaaattttctgtcttgttgCAGCCGTCTAAAGAGCAATGTTGATGGAAAGTTCTTGGTGGATGGAGTacccttcagctgctgcaacCCCAGCTCCCCACGGCCCTGTATTCAGTACCAGCTGACAAACAACAGTGCTCACTACAACTATGATTTCCTGACAGAGGAGCTCAATATCTGGGTGAAGGGGTGCAGAGAGGCTCTGCTGGATTACTACACAGCTATTATGCGATCCATTGGTGTTGCAGCATTGCTTATTTGGTTATTTGAGGTAAGAGGCATAAAAATGGTCTGTGTCAGATTAATCAGAGACTTCCTGCTCTCTAGGACAGGAAACAACTTTGCTGGAACCTACGAGAAGTGCCTCAGTCTCCACCATTAAGTCCACAAGCACTTCAAGAAGGACTTGCTTTAGTACACACAACTTTTGCAAAGTCCCCAGAGCAGAAGCAAATCTCATAGAAGATGAGAACCATTATAttgttttgtatatttgcaGAGACTATGGCATGTTCCCTTCCCCAAGGCGTTTGGAATCAGATACAGGATGATAAGTGTGGGGACACAACTACAAGGATATTAGGGGAAAAGGTACaaggtttgttttaaatcagttttaacAAGGAATATGCAAAATCTGAGCAGGTCTTCGGCTGaatacattcattttatttatagtAAAATTTGAGCATAAGGGTTAATATTTCAAAGTTTCATGTAGGTAGTACTTGCAAACACAGCATTCCTTCTCAGATATAGATTAGACTGCTTATCATGCAAGCACATATGCCTGCAAAGGTGCAGTGTTTCTGCTGGCACCCGTAAAGAAGGTTGTCCAGATGTTGTCCTCTGTAGGCAAGGACCCACTCAGTGGCGCAGCCATAAGTATATGAGTTTCTCTTCTTTGcaataagttttttttcccgGTTTTTGCTCTAGGGCATAAATATTAGCAGTATAATTAAAATAGTTCACAGTAGTGAACTACACAAGCAGTGCTAGATGGGATGGTGGTGCCAGGAACAAAAGGCTTTTGGCAACACATGAAAAAGGTGCGATCCTGCTCTCTGTGCTCCCTTAAATGCTGGCAAGCGGGGCACGCTGATGTCAACTCCAACAGAACTACGAAAGTAGGGCTTTTTCCTAAACTTATACTTCAGCCTCTACTATCAGCCATCGTTATTAATTTGAATGCACTGGCATGTAGGACACATGGCTTACATATGAATTATTAAATTCCTTGGAGGAAATACCAATTTAATCAAGGTCAGTGGGAAAAGTTTACAGAAATGAATAGActacaatttctcttttttttctcccagaggCTGATGGTTCCATTAATTGATCATCCATTTCACAGCAATCAGTTGTAGACTCTGAGGCTGCAGTGTTCCCCAGTAATTCTAGGTATTTCTATGCTAATAATGTGCAAGCAGGAATGCACCCTGAAGAATGGAGAGCGACTCAATCAATCTCTCTGGTATTTTTCactcaaagaaaaatgtaattaattggGAGAGTGGTTAAATATATTGCTGGGATAAAGAATTTGCCTGCTTTACTCAATACCAATCATTAGGCCTGTAAACACACAGGACAGAAAGCTGATTTAGTGGTGGGATTGAGACAATCATTTAAACAGTTTAACTATTAACTGTTTCTTACAGGTCTCTGTACTTATTGGTGTCCGGTACCTACAAACAGCAATGAAGAATGTCCTTCTGCTAGGAGATCTGGAGGGTGAATCAGATGGTTGGTTactggaaaacagctttgtaGAAACTGCCAAATACAAC contains these protein-coding regions:
- the LOC104061907 gene encoding photoreceptor outer segment membrane glycoprotein 2, with the translated sequence MAVLKVKFTKTKRDKLAQILWILNWVSVVSGIILFSLGLFLKIEIKKRNEVMAKGDVNSVPNMLISVGVIACIINFLGGKICYDCSDANKFSRWKLVMLPYIVCTFCFTFCILVGALMCYTMRNELEESLYLGLRDAIKFYKDTDIPGRCFLKKTVDMLQIGFQCCGNNGFRDWFEIQWVSARYLNMASKEVLDRLKSNVDGKFLVDGVPFSCCNPSSPRPCIQYQLTNNSAHYNYDFLTEELNIWVKGCREALLDYYTAIMRSIGVAALLIWLFEVSVLIGVRYLQTAMKNVLLLGDLEGESDGWLLENSFVETAKYNINIIKNLGKANQISTVSGMNDPNIDVQNTNCGKPSVTTKSIPAAS